TTACTTCCCGGTCCCTAATATGTTTTAGTGTATTTATACATAAAGTACCTATGTAAATATACCACGCCCGGACTCGGGGCACTAATCGAATCCACCACCTTGAAGTGGAGAGCAGACTACCTACTGCTTTAACCGCCAACTCGAAATGATGTtttgttaacatttattttttattatcgtaATGCATTGTTCTTGTATGTTTATGATAACGTATTTGAATCTATTCATTTCGTTGAAGACAATGGTCCGcgttcaattataattaataataattattttctttgtgcAAGATACTATCATCAAAATGTAATCCACGTACCTAGTCAAAAAATATCTTTGCACGGCTTCAATTTCCATTGaagagtattttaaatttaatgctaTGCAATAAAAAACTACAACATTACCAACTTGATAtcagaaaatttattattttgtatgataCTAACGGAAACGTAAGTGCTTTTGGTAACTATGGTGGCAATCAAGCGTAACGTACGTATGACGGGTAAGAGTTTACGTTTACCGTGGCCTGAACCCGCAACAATCTACGCCAGGGACGcaacaagcgcgttgctgactctTTATCTTTACATCTCCTCCTTTGAAGTGCTTCTCTGACAAGCGAGGGGTAGCAGTCAGGGAATATGAGTGGATTTTATTAGACTTGTGTTTCATGCAGGTGGCTAGGAAAACCAAAGATGCATATGTGGATGTGGTTTGGCTACGACCTCGGGGAGTTCCTGTTCGCAGGGCTCACGATTAGCACACGATGGGCCTTCGCCTTGACGTGGATCGTGCTTTTCTTCGTGGCGTTACTTTTCGAAGGATCAAAGGCAAGTACTATTGAATAAAACATAACCGTCTTATTCTCAAATTGGTCAAGGCCTATCAAGTTTTACAAAACGATTTTCATAAATCATTTTGCTcgcatctttttatttttgtccactgtctagtaataataaaattaattggtgTCATTTGTAAAGGATTTCCGGTTAATATTGTAGTGTACCAAGCAGACTAGTAGTAAATACCTAATAAAGCACGGAACATATTGCgtgtctttttaaaaatttggttAATTATTAGTGTATTCATAAATAGAAACAATGGCACATTAGATATATAAGTAAACATAAGCGTGCTTATGTAGGTATCATCTGTACacatcaatacaaatgttaatgTTTTCAACTAGCACGTTTAGCGAGAACTTGCATTTCATTAGTACTGAGTCTTTATCATTGTTGAacctaaacataattttatattatatatagtccGTAAATCTAGATCCGAGTGCCAAAACAAATACTCATATCAACGTAGCTTGACACATTTAATATTGTCTCTTActacataattacatacttatctacacaacaacaacaattcAACAATtcacatcccactgctgaagcttaatccaccacgctgtccCACTGGAATAATATTTGTCATCAGGTGGTATGATAACAACTTGAACGCTAGAGAGACCCACAAGCACagacaactagaccgaaaacgAACCCGTAAACCATCTGTGTTTTAGGTGCTTACACGGGAGCGGTTATTGTTACGTACTTATTTAATGGGATTAAACTCGTACACACGAAGAATTGAAtcgtttttgaagttatacttcttttagcgTGTTAGGGTAAagtgatgagagtaaatttttacgatgcacAACGtgacaaaaaaccgacaccctgaggttagctagtcaacgaagaagcgttagcaacgtgaagttagttagccaatgaagtataacttcttacgtgcgtatacacacacacttttatataacatttaagtAACCTAATAAGGTTTCGATGTTTACACCGTTTTATTGCTAAGGCGGTCTTATTCCTATTAAGACCtcttaattacttttaagttttctattataaatatgtgtaataattacccttatttttttctgaatataATGGTTGAAAATCTATTAGGTTTATCTGGCGAGAGTACAAAAGGAGGCCCACAAGAAATTGCACCCTTATCGGTCAGACGAGAGGCGAAATCTGTTATGTGAACGGtacgtatttataaaaattaaataaatattgcaaatgtgAAAACTTCTAGTGGATTGATGTTGTTACTCTTTCACCTCAAAATTAATCAACCAATTTCAATGATACTTAAATGATGCTAAATGTAAAATTCTCAAAGGGCTATTGAGGGCTAAGGAGGTACCTACTTTTTTAATTCAGGTAGTTGTTAAGACTTACCTACTAGCAGCATGCCATTTTTCGTCGCAAACTATTTACGATTCAGTGGACTTTCGTTATAGAGTAACAAAAACCAATTCAATCATTTTATTTAGTCGTGGCGTGGTAAATacctatatgttttttttttgtacacatgcataaaaatacatattttttacacgtGGAACATGATCTATAACGGCGACAGAAcctcccatttgaaggaacacaGTTAGAAGTCGAACATCCTACAGATCGTCAAAAGCGTAATTTAAATATGCAAAATTTTCAAaggtatcaaaaatataaaaagatcgGGCGGTTGAGTGTGAGCATGGTCGTACCCAGAATTCTATAAAAGTGGGGTAAAAGATGtaatgacaaaaattgagaaaggtatgctcagatggtttggccatgtcgagagaatgagtgaagaacgattgacgaaaaaagtgtataaggcgagcgTGAacggaaggggtagacctaggcggacgtttcgagaccaaataagggatatcctgaaaaaaggccaggtcaagagtaccctaaaaccgaagagcatgtatgaaggaaAGAATGAAAGTGGAAGAAGCAAAACAAGTATGCAaacaagtggaaagaagtggtctctgcctacccatatgggaaagaggcgtgattatatgtatgtatgtatgaggcaaaaaaaaataatatttctgcAACTTTGCATTTACTTTCACTATCTACcctacttcaataataatttgcGGACGTCTTGGCTATATCTACCTAAATTTtccttattaaaatctaaaatattcattaccCCTACCATGCCCCACCCCATTCCCATTCATGCCTGACCGTGGGTACACCCAAGAGTGTgaggattttattaaaaaaaaaaatcgtggaTTGGCAAAAGGTTAATAacctttataaaattgttactgGATACCTTGTAACGGTTACGAAAGGGAGATAATGTTATCGGCAATAAATGTTCACAACACAGTTGATATCGACGAGCAGTAAAACGCGTTAAACATATCATACAGTTATTTCATAAATTCTTTTGCGGATGTATCGAAGTTATCgaattactatattattagttattgcTAAGGACTTTAgccataaataaaatgtaatgatatattagactgcaaatatatttatgtaggtagaaaataatcttaaaaatcaCTAAACGATTAGGAATTTTGTCATAAAGTTGACCTTAAAGTTAACGACAACCCATTCTAACCATTCTAAATTTTCAACCATGTGAGACCTTGCATAATTATAACTAGTGAATGGGCAAATTGTTTTAAACCAGGTCGATTAAACGGAACTTACagcgtttttaatattttataatacgttGTAAACactactaaattatatatactcGTGTTCCCATTAATTTGAATTACTTGTTGCTGTAACTTTATTATCTTATTGGTTTAGTTGATCTAAACATGACCTACAATCTACGTTAAGTTATACAAAGTTTAGTTGTACAAATACCATAAGATAAAATTGTGcctacaaattaattaaactttaattgCTTCGGTAAAATAACGTATAGAAATGGAAATATCGCttgaataacaatttatttttctttcccaaataaaaaaaaatgttttgtcaatattttggcgcttattttaaaatagaacattgtttcacaatttttacaaaatgtttaaaatttttatgtatacttaAAGATTTCTGTACCTAAATGATATCATGTGGATGTTATATAGTCTGGGCATTGTGCTTGTCTGTTATTCCTCGACTCTCAACTCAGGAGCAATCGAGtgtgaaaagtttattttatttttgtttgtagggAACAAATTAACGCGATGGAGCCAACTACTAGTCGCAATACAAATTCTGGTCAAGTTAGCAGATGGGCGTCCTTCCGCGtcaggtagacaaaaaattttCCTATCACAAAAATAACGTTTGATAAGAAAATGGCGAACTTAAATTAGAATGGTCAAATGGACAAATAAGTTTATGAACCTTAATTTGACTGATACTATCTTGAAACACTGTtttgagatttattttattaaactttcatccatgtatttatatttttgttgtttaaaaaaaatcatgaaaaatGCAGGAACTGATTGTAATTAATCAAAACGATATTTggatcaaaaatgtttattattattattgatgacGACTCTGACGAGAAGTTGGGGCAGTCGCCAGGACTGCTCATAACTCTGTATGAATATGAAGAATAAATAGAGAAAACTCTCTTAGTTTTTGGAGTTTGTGCGTACGCGTATTTGAACGCGCGTGTGCGTGCGCAGGCGTATGTGTGCGTGCATGTTTgggcgtgtgtatgtgtgtgcgcgCGTAACGGTGCGTGTGGGTGCGTGCGCGGGTGAGTGCGTGTGTGTGAAGCGTTTACATTTACAAAGCCATGGTCTCTGAATTTTCTAGGACGTTGGTGAACACGCACCAGACCACAGTGTTTATGGTGCACAATATAGTGGGCTACCTCTTGATGCTCACCGTTATGATGTACAACGTTCACCTGCTGCTGGCTGTCGTCTTCGGAATGATGTTAGGTGAGTCACGTCGGAAGATTGCACTTAAGTATTGCTTGTTTGAAACACTTGTGCACTCTGTATTTTATGCGATGGAACATGATTTTTGTGAAGCAACATTGAATATTacgctatttttttatttgccgttaaatatacatacaatttacaaagacaaaattacaataaagttaaaattacaaaaatagcaataacaaataaaaaattgaaattgcaCATATTTTCACAACAACAAAATACTTGTAAAGGAACATCAGATacgatatttaataaatttctgGTTAAGAAAGATTTAAGCATAattcataataatgaaaatgtaatatttaaactttCAGGGTATTTCCTTTTCGGGACAAAACTAACTCGTCTACAGATGCAATGCTTTAGGACCAAGAGGCTGGTGATCTGCACGCCGGAATGTGACGACACAGGTAGGGAAGTTATTACCGAAGTtttgaagttaattttttttttaatttacccttatatatatttatacaccaCTTGTTTCATTCTTAAATTGAATGAACGTACAAGATTAATAACATGTGGTGCGCAGTATATttcattgaaaatttatttgttatcagCTTTACTTTATTTGGTTATTATCGACAAACTTTTATAAAGAATTATAGACTATATAGGCGTTTGTCTTATTGTTCGTATGGgcttttttgggttggattgAGTTTGGGTTGAATGTGTTTTCGGACACTTGGCACATAGttgtcatattatatatttaggcTCTTAAATGTGAGGTGTttgttattcttatttatttacttattactcTAATAATTTtgtgacaaaataataataaataatacctctaaaaaactaaaattcagTAAAATCGCGTTTGAATAAGTAGGTCACTAAAAGATTTGGTACATGTATTATAGTGTCGTTCCGCTACTTATCGCGTTCCGTCGTTCACAGgaaatagattttattgataaaattttatctgaAAAATTAGTGGAAAAGTTAGACCTAATTCAAAGTACCTATTTGTGTATGTAAGGGATATTTCTCGCAGATTACCGTGAAAAATGGTATTGAAATATatgtgaatataaaattaatttaacgttACGGGAACTCATACTATACGCAAGAAATTAAGTagaatatttcttttaacttGCTTGTATTTAACTTTTCCGGTCTTAATTGCTAATTATCAATACGTTAATTCAGCGCATAGCATAATCAGAATCTATTAGGCGTAAAAACTAGGGGAGGGTAGTCGGATAAATAACAAGGGATTCTTACCCCCACCCGCTCCCAGACCGCTGCAACACTGAGAAGTGCAGCTGGGAGGAGTGCGAGGGCAAACTGTGCAAGCAGCTGGACGCGCTGGAGCTGCAACAGGCCGACACCGCGCTCGCGCACGACTCCTACCGCCCAAAGTATACTCATATGTTGAGGGGGTTGCCAGACTTGATTTTTTTGGCACTTgcaatctattttttttatacaactatcgacaaacaagcgtacggctcacctgatggaagacgattactgtagcttatagacgcctgcaacaccagaagcattacaaaTGCGTTATCGATCCTACCCCTAAACTCTCCCCCGAGGAGCGGTCGCCTTAATGCCagaacgcaacactgcttgaatgcagtattatttagccgtggcCTTCTTTAAGATCAAGGTACTTTctcaatcgggctgctccaaattttatgctggatatttcctgctgtgcccttcctcagttttttttttaaactttatgtaTCAAATAAACAGTaatgtaacttatttattacaaacagcATTAAAAAACCACTCAGGTTTACACCAATGTTATTTAGTTACCAATGAGACAACAAACTTAAAACAAGTACATATTCACACACCATCCTATTAGACGCAAgccttttaaattaattggcgTAATACTTTCAATCAATTCAGACGGTAGATAATTTATCAATCGaccagtttttattttatttcagttgcAAGTGCCAAAAATTatatacgacaaaaaaaaatcatgtgtCATTGGTGTGTCTGTTCCTAtacgcgactggagtttactgcTTAGAACGAGTACcgttgataattaaaaatatatctctcTTCCTCGCAAGGGACGTTGCACGGTAAAACGTCACACTTAGGGCAGGTCGTTactgtttcacacgatttcacttCTCATATTTTTGTCATATCACGCTTTTGTCTGGTAACCCTAATTGTCGACTTTATCCATTCAGTAGTTCGTGGTGTTGCTAGCTTTATTACCTGTAATTCCTTCtgatcctatatatatatatcccaaCACTTCTGatcctatatatatatcccAACACTCCACCGTAgatagtagaaaataatttttagaataattttataatcttgaTAAAATTACGATCACGTTGtaagaaaatacatttttggAATTTAGATAAACGCATATTATACTTTCTTACCCATTCTTACTTGGCGTTCGATCTGTAATATCGGCACGTTTTCTGATTATTTAGcggtataattaattaatacattgaTTCAATACGTATTTATTCTGTTTAGTGCTTTTTAGAAGTAAATTAGATTTGTAACTGTAATAGTGTAGAATTGCTTAGTCACAATGttgttaaattttacataaataagatTTAATTCGAGTTTTCTTTTCAGCTGAGAACTCGACACCACCTCTTCTGCAGTCTCCTTTAAATTCAGAGTCTAATCTATTCACATGTCAGACAAGAACATGCATCCAGCCATCACACTACTTCCCCGTGAGCACTTTACAAGATGGCGGTGAGAGTAGCAACGCCACGTGTTACTATGGTGCTAAAAAGTGTCCATCGAAAGTTGCCAGAGCGAAAAAAATGCAATCAGGGTCAAGACAATGTCACAGTAGTGGCAGTGAGAAGGAGGAAAGTCCGAGCGTCGAGGACACGCAACTCTTGCGCAGTGAACACGGCTGTTGCATGAAAAAGGAACCGAAAGAGGAAAAATGCTGTAAATCTAGTCAAAGCACGACAGTCATCATTCACGAAACAGAAAGTCACGATGATAGTTCAGAAACGAAACTAGAGCCGAAGAGTAGAGAAGACAGTCCACAGATAACGTGCTGTCATACGAAAGCGTCACCTAGTGAGAGTCAGGAACAGATAATAAAGTGacatttgttttgttataatctGCGGATACTGTGTAAtagtcgtgggtcgtaacgtcttttatgtgtaatcggttatacgtagtttcgtggatacgcgtaactagtttcgaaactgcttatttttcgaaactagttatttttgtatacagtatcagtacgggacggcgacgttatattacttttgtttgtattatggttatgaagtagttatatgttataacttgtaacatatacgaatgccgttacgtacattaatattgatggatagtataattaaattaacttcccttcatattttatccaggcttacgactggctgctaaacatgttatttaaattactttttgatttttgtatagtcataataatcgatgcaggcgtatttagaagttcatttgattttatgtacagtttttaattatttttcgaaatacatacatacatacatataattaaaaatacaacaaaaaacccatactattttagtatatacttcaacacgagacaataacattaatcgttaataattaatcactcgtcaactgtcttaacttaatgctaaatagtaaattcgaaaatatttaaaaagaaacacgaccgaaattaaaatttctttaaaaaaactgtgcgtattaaaataaacttaagctcatagtcaattgcgtacaaaatcccatgagcatattcgaaaacaaagatgcatctatagtacttatagccatctctttttatcctacgcgtaagcgtatctgcgtattgtaatgattaatattagtaacctgtaacctgttacgttattaggcaaaacgcttatgcgccggtcgttgtgtcaagtttttgataaaactgcgtacgtaaaataatcgttacatttgtatcggcgaaactacgtatatgtttattagcttcgtaactagttactgaaaccgattacgttaaataacgcccaCCGCTACTGTGTAGTTGTTAAAGAGGCTCATAGATGTACAGatctatatttaaaagtttttatcttTGTACAGATTTATATTCttgttactttataattatgaaatgtAGTTTTAAGTTTGTTATAGcgaatttttatctatatatttatgattatgaataTTCGGTTCCAATACCAAGTGCTCAATTAATATCTATGTTAAACTATAGCAATAAAGGCAATAATTGGACGTGCCACTTGCCAGTTAGTATAATTTACTTGTCATgactataaatatacaaaaatatataatatgaacaaATTTCAGCACTGTCTATAAATAGAATGTGAcgttatttaatatgtattatttgaattaatttgtataaatgagACAATACCTTGTAAATAAAGTGTATgaattattttctagttttacTGAAATATCAATTCATTggttgcaaaaaaaattacccaAAATATTTCATCTTTTGACTGCatcataaaacaattttttccaTTTTAGCAAAAAACTGACATACTAATGATGACAATTAAATCAAACACAATGAACAATTTTTCTATTCATTTATTCataatagaacattttaatgaataataaaataatgacttaatctaacttaaaactaactcttttatttcaaataatcacATCATACGGCGGGCGCGGTTACATCATCCTAGCACACTACTCCTGAGATTCAGACTGAACTTTGAGTTTTTTGTATCACAGTAAAATGTTACGGCAACTGGGAAATATAGATACTTCTAGATCTTCAGTAATTTGAAAttgaagttaatattttatagtacgaaaaaattttggaatataataaatgtgcgaattttaattactatttaatttaaaattatatataaaactagctgacctggcaaacttcgtatcgccttattttttttcttaaatataataattacatatatcaaaacaaaatataccctatctttcaagttagatcaaactgcacacggtgtgcaaatttgattaatatcggttaagtagtttaagagttcatcgcggacaaacattgtgacacgagatttatatatattaagatagtcATAGATATTCACAAAGCTACGATAATGATCGAAAAATACcattaacattttattgtgATACAAAAGTAAAGATGAAATACGAAATATAGAATTCATCTATTAAACTTATCACTTTGAACACTATGGGGGACACCAGTTGGGGCCCACTTGTTTAGACCATAGGGCCAGTTTAAAAgtccttatttaaaaaaaaaattatgataagtttttattgcactacCGTACCCATTCTTAAAtaatcttacttatttttccttacactaTATGTCACATTTTTCACTataagtcatatttttttaagttgactctGGTTCGCGTTCATGGGGTGAGCCCGCGGCACCAACGGAAAAATTGTGTGTCGACTGCATGGTGTCCCCCATGGcccaaacagaaaaactaaaaaatcaagccggcgtttaacgtgttaataaattatcattttatattataaacacgGTGTTTGTACGGTTTATTGCGATTTGAATTGCACCGCACCCAAACTGCGAGGctccgataaaaaaataacaattaaattaattatggccaTTGTCAGAAAACCTGTTagttatcaaatatataaatttttaaatacttctAAAACATTTCTTAATTAAATAGCACTTAAAACAGCTAGGTTAGGTAGGGACgataataaaattggaatgaagtaaagggattaataagaaaattgaaaggaagacttatataattatatataatttattatacaaaaatcatACCACTGATGTTGGTGCATTTAGACTGGAGTCTATACCATGAACTTTTATCtttgaaaattcttttgaaatttataacagTAAATGATACTAATTAAATGCACATTATACTGGATttctatacaatttttttttcataactttaaCGTCTAAATATCTTCCAACAATGTTCTAAACGGTTTAGAAATTGGAAGGCTAAGCCTTCCAATTTACGCGAGCTTCGTcgcaacaataaattaaaaactgtctcaaaaattgtaattgtgtaatttaataaattaaaaaaagtcatagAAATAGGATTTTTTGAAAATAGTGcagatatttcaataaaaataaaattttacaaaaccctaaattaacttattaacgaataaataaacatcACAAACGGTCTATGATCACgaccaaattattattattatttattaactagagACCTTTCCAATTAATACCACACaactaataaaaatgtaaaataactttttattttcaaattcttCTAGGCAAGAGTAATGTTGCACAAAACGCGCAAAatcaatcatttatttaataataataaaaaataacctcgtcatattttaacattaagtgcaaaatttatgtaaatacttaCATCTAATtatgtcaaatataaattaatacttatCTTATTGGGATTGTTATTTAGTTTCGGTCGTCACTTATATAACTAATAAACGTGAATAATTcttgtaaaaatattgaataaaattgcaCAAGCATAAATATCTTCCAACAAATTTCTCAAATGTATGCAGTGGTATATTATGTATTGTCAATACGAGTATGTCGCATGCTGTCTTCACCACTAATATTCTGTTTGAGAAAGAAAACTTGAATCGTGAATTAAATTGTCATGTTGTATAGACTTGaagttaaatttaacaaatggaacttgttgaaaaatattcaacagTAACAAACGTCCTTTTAAGCTAAAGAAGGAAACCTTTTTACCCTGTTTGATTAATGttgtaaagaataataaaaaaaaactgtttttgcaAATTATATTGCATTGAAAAAACCGCATTACTACTAATTGTATAGGATGTATTACATAGGGTTACCTATGAGTTTtcagtacaaaataatttatgaacgTTTTTAAAcccgtaatattttattaaacactaTATTCACGTTCATTAGTAAGCAATCGCATACTCAATAcctcttataaatatatattttatcaattaattcTATGTTAAACATCTGACAGAAAGGGTTTTTTGGTCATTTATCTTGCAATGTTGACgctcaaattaaattatcaatcaataaaactGTCGATCATTTAATTTTCACGTATGTTTAGAACTATCTGGAAACCTAAAGTTTTCTTCTAGGCTATTTAGAATTTCCGGCATTTCACTGtatcaatatattaatactCTTCAATCAAAATCAGTTTTCCTTTATTCGGATTCAGGCAAATCCTTTTCGCCTTTgaatggaaaaataaaatattcatacctATTTTTACACCTTCGGGTGAATTTGGTATTCAATGTCGAAATCTTTTTCAAGCCATGATGTCCCAGTACTGTAAGAGCCGTTCCCCGGAGGGCAGGGCCATAGTTTGTGGTCTTATGAAGTTTAGTTCAATAGTCTTGAATCTCTT
This is a stretch of genomic DNA from Melitaea cinxia chromosome 2, ilMelCinx1.1, whole genome shotgun sequence. It encodes these proteins:
- the LOC123666455 gene encoding uncharacterized protein LOC123666455, with the translated sequence MHMWMWFGYDLGEFLFAGLTISTRWAFALTWIVLFFVALLFEGSKVYLARVQKEAHKKLHPYRSDERRNLLCEREQINAMEPTTSRNTNSGQVSRWASFRVRTLVNTHQTTVFMVHNIVGYLLMLTVMMYNVHLLLAVVFGMMLGYFLFGTKLTRLQMQCFRTKRLVICTPECDDTAENSTPPLLQSPLNSESNLFTCQTRTCIQPSHYFPVSTLQDGGESSNATCYYGAKKCPSKVARAKKMQSGSRQCHSSGSEKEESPSVEDTQLLRSEHGCCMKKEPKEEKCCKSSQSTTVIIHETESHDDSSETKLEPKSREDSPQITCCHTKASPSESQEQIIK